The Fusarium fujikuroi IMI 58289 draft genome, chromosome FFUJ_chr01 sequence gaagaaggacagtGTTGCTATGATCGGATTCTGGGCAAACGATACATCTAAGCTGCAGGGCGGATACAGTGGTCGTGCTCCCTTCCTCCACAGCCCGCTTTACGCAGCTGGGaagcttggtcttgacaCCAACGTAGCTTGGGGTCCGACGCTGCAGAACAGCTCGTCTCACGATAACTGGACTGTCAATGCTGTAGCAGCGGCGAAGAAGTCTGATTACATTCTCTACTTTGGCGGTCTTGACGCCTCAGCTGCTGGCGAGGACAGAGACCGGGAGAACCTCGACTGGCCTGAGAGCCAACTGACTCTGCTCCAGAAGCTCTCTAGTCTTGGGAAGCCACTGGTTGTTATACAGCTTGGCGATCAAGTAGATGACACTGCTCTtctgaagaacaagaagatcaacagTATTCTTTGGGTTAACTACCCTGGTCAGGATGGCGGCACTGCAGTCATGGATTTACTCACCGGGCGTAAGAGCCCAGCTGGTCGACTACCTGTCACACAATATCCCAGTAAATACACTGAGCAGATTGGCATGACTGATATGGATCTGCGACCTACCAAGTCGTTACCTGGAAGGACTTATCGCTGGTATTCGACTCCAGTTCTGCCCTACGGTTTCGGCCTCCACTACACCACCTTCAAAGCCGAGTTCAAGGCTAACAAGTTGACCTTCGACATCCAGAAACTTCTCAAGGGCTGCAGTGCTCAATACTCTGATACTTGTGCTCTGCCTCCCCTCCAACTCAGCGTCAAGAACACTGGTCGCATTGCCTCCGACTTTGTATCTCTCGTCTTTATCAAGAGTGAAGTTGGACCGAAGCCATACCCGCTCAAGACACTTGCGGCTTATGGTCGTTTACATGACGTCGCGCCGTCTTCAACCAAGGATATCTCACTTGAGTGGACGCTGGATAACATTGCGCGAAGGGGAGAGAATGGTGATTTGGTTGTTTATCCTGGGACTTACACTCTGTTGTTGGACGAGCCTACGCAAGCCAAGGTCCAGGTTACCTTGACTGGAAAGCAGGCTACTTTGGACAATTGGCCCCAGGATCCCAAGTCTTCCTGATCTCAGCTAGGGTATTGAGGATTTGAGAGAACGGTGTGGTCTTGTAAATATTCTGTCTATAGCTTAAATCCAAGGTTCCGCCTTTCATGTCCATAGTAACAAGTTTCGTTCCTTATCCACTGCATTGATAAACGTGTACTATAATGAAGTGGTTGTTAGTAAGATATCACATGATCCGCTGTTGCATAGGCCCGAGACGCACCTCCATGAATCTGGGCATGCCATATACCCTATCGCCTATCCAATTATCTTCATTGCTCACTGGCCTTAAGCCCATCTCCTCTAGCGAATACCACCACTCCAGCCAGGATCGAAGGTCGTTTGGAACCGTAACGCCTTCTGGCGCTTGCTTGAGATGCATCTCGACCAACAACTGACCAAATGGCAACGTCACATTGCCGTTCTTCCTCTGCTCTTTAACAAAGTCGATCAGCGACGTCAGAACATCAAACTCTGCACCTTCTATGTCcatcttgatgagatcaacatAAGAATGCCCATTCGCCTTCATCAGATCCTGTATCGAAAACACAGGCGGTCTAGCCTTGCCGTCCGATACCTTCCCGATCATAACCTTTTGAAATTTGGCTCGCGACCATATCCACTCAGGAACTTGCTGCGCCCACTTATCAACGGTACCATCATATCCCCATATCCGAGCATTTGTGCGCTGGAGCAGCTCTGCCTCAAAGGAGGAGTCGACGCTCACACCGAATGAGTAGACGATCAACTCCCTTGCCTTATTTGAGTCTGAGGATGGGCCAGGACATTCCTTCTCATAACGCGACATGCCGCAGATTATCTTGCCGCCATCGCTGATTGACCCAACGCGTTCAAGATCGTGGggacagaagaagctggggCGAGCAAAATCCCAGACGTTGAAGGGGTTCATGTATCCGTCGGGAAAGGTTTTGTCGTAGCCGACTACTTCGACCATCTCCTCGCGAGCCTTAATGGAGCGTTTCCATAGCTTTTCGGCGTGTGCAAGTCTTGAGTTTAAATGAGGATCGTTACTAAAGACATCTGCATGATTCTGTAACGATATTGATCTCGAGAAGTGAGGGGATGATCTCGTGAATAGTACAGTACAGAGCAGTATTGTTGCGAAGATAAAGGTAATTGTGACCAGTTTTTGAGACACGGCCATGATAACGAATGTCCCGGGAAACTGACTTGACGCTTAGCAAAAAACCTGCGACTGATAGGGTAGTAAACAAATATAGGCATCTTACTCAGATCAAAAGTACTCAACACAGCTGGTATCGGCCATAAGTGTTCCCATAGTGAATTGAGGCAATTATCCCCTTTTCGCTGCTGTTTTGAGTTTCACCTGAAGTGGCACGATCCGTTGCAGAGCAGACGCGAACTCCAGATTAATAGGGCTAGTCCTACACGTAAAGCTCGGATCAATTTGCCGAGACGGGATAAACGGCACCGTGGGTCTTCAAGATGTCTTCTGTTAATTAGCCAATTTATCTGTCAACAACATAAGCTGGACACGCTGTTTCCTGTTGGTTATAGATATCTTCAGGCTATTAGACCAATATTGCCTTACATGTGTCTTGATACTGATTACctgtcttcttttctgctCAGCATAGAATTCCTACGTCAGCGCTAAGATAAACGTCAATCCTCCTGACCCACAGCCTTTGACCTCTTCTGCCGGATTCCCGGGAGCCACTTCGGTGTTTTGCGACAGAGACCAATGAGCGTTAGCCTTGGACATCAGGGGCACGGCGTGAAACGTCAACGCCTCAGCACGGCCCCCGTCTCGTATTCCCACGATGGCATCGTCCAATTTCCTAGCCTTTTCTCCCAAGTCTCACTGCAATATACGACTTTTCACTCTGGGTTCTTTGTTTCATGATACATCCCGACATGTAAGCCAGTTATGGATTACTACACAATCACGCTCATTATCCTCATCATACCACTCATTTTTGCTTCCTATAGGCATCACAGACATGTGACATTGAAGGTGGTTCGAGCCTCTGCGGCCGAGGCTGGTCGTCTTGATATGATCGACGATGAGATACACGATATTGATCATGACTCGACTGGTGACAGATATTACAATTTTCGCAATAAGTTCCTGTGGGTTTATGGCCTGGCCATGGCTGCAGAATGGCTCCAGGTGCGTTTAAATGACAGGCGGCCGGCACCCAACAGAGCGATAACTAACTTCCAATGGGTGATCGCAGGCATCTTATTTATACAGCTGTCTGAAAAATACCCATAAACTATCAGAGCCTGCCATTGCGACTCTCTTTGCCACCGGCTTTGTCTCTGCTGGAATCAGTGCACTATTCGTGGACTCACTGGCAGATAAGCATGGCAAAAAGTTCATGTGCCAATGCTACTGCTTGATTTACTCAGTCTCCTGCCTTACTATGCTTACGGGCAATCTAGTAATACTATTTGCCGGGAGAGTCATGGCTGGATTTTGCACCACCTTGCTTTACTCAGTGTTCGAGAGTTGGATGACGGCTGAGTATAAACGACAAGCATTTGGGGACCGTGGGACTGCCTTGAGCACGATATATAGCATGATTACTGTGACAAATGGTATTGTCTCTGCCGGAAGCGGCATTGTAGCTCAAGTGGCTGTGAATGCCTTGGGCTCACATACCGCTCCATTCTTACTCAGTATCGTCTGTCTAAGCTTGGCACTGATGGTTATCACTCGGTCCTGGGTAGAATCTGCCTCATTTTCTCTTTGTATCAATTGCTAACATAGATCCAGGCCGAGAATCGTGGGACACCAAGCAGATCCTCGATAGGCGAAAGCTCCTGGAGAACTAGCGCTGTCTCTCTTCTAAGTATGCAGGTGAACCTCCCGCCGTCGAACGCAACTGACAATATAAGTAGAAGACTCGAGTCTTACTATTCTCACACTaaccttgtgcttcttcGAGGGCTCTGTCTACGTTGTCCTTTACTCTTGGCCCCAGACAATCATGTCAGCGCGCTTCCATGAGAGGATCTGGGCAAACCCTCCTTTCGGTACCATATTTTCGAGTCTCATGGCCGCAATGTCTCTAGGCTCTTTCATGTTTCTTTATACCTCGCTTGATGCAAACTCGATACAACTTTCATCACGGACAATACAGCTTGTGTCATCTATCTCGGCCTCGGCTCTTCTGGCGACAATTCTCCTTCGAGATGAGTTAAGTCGTTTTTGGGCGTTCTGCATCTTCGAGATATGCGTCGGACTGTACTATCCGAGTATGACTTATCTCAAAAGCCGGCTGTTTCAGGAGGAGCGAAGAGGTCGAGTTCATGGATTGATGAGGGTTCCACTCAATCTCTTCACCGTGTTCTGTCTGACGACTGTTGGCGAAGGTATGTTGCAAACCACGAtcccaagcttcttcttataGGCAGACTGCTTACGATGTAATCTAGGAGATGAAAGCCGTGAGAACAGGCTCATAGTATGCAGTATCCTGCTCTTGCTTGGGGTTCTTTTGATGTCTCAGTATGCTCCTAAGCAAGGCAGAGCCTGTTAAATAGACAGCTACCATGCATGATACACTCACTCAAAGCGTGTCGACACTAAGAGGATGATCTAAACcattaaataataatctaaagCCTCTAAATATACAACCATATATCTACACTTCTTCAACAGTTATAGTCTTCTTTTCATCCTGCATCATAGTCGATACTAACCCAGTGATCTCAGAAGCAAATGCTTCAGCCATCCCATGATCAAACACCTTCTCATCGTACATGACCTTCAGTATCGAAGCATCACCAAAAGACTTCGATACCTCCACTACAAGCGCATATGGCTGATACATCCGCACCTTTGACTTAGCCATGACGAGCCATCGATTGCGGGTTGTTGCATCGTCCAAGGGAACGGGGTCGAATGGCTGAGACAGAAACAAGACCTTGTTCCCATGAGTCGCGCGAGAAGCATCCAGTTTCTGGTAGATATCGTCGAGTCCAACCAATCCATTCTCCGTGACAGCCCAAAAGTCTTCTTGTAACCTCGTAAGAAGATCAGAGACCTTCTCGGTGGAGTTCGTTCCTGTCCAGATCGGCAAGAAGTTGGCTAGTGTTCCGTTAATGGACTGAGGATCAGGAAGCGCCACGTTTCGTCCGCTGAGGAGATAATCATAGCGAACATGATCACTCTGTGTCGCCCTAGCTAACCAAAGCGTGAAGGCAGCCTGGAAGATGATACTTGGAGTGACGCCATAGTTCCTTGCCACTTGATCAATGCCGCGTGtatccatcttcatcttgaaacTGGCGGTGACACGAGGTTCCATCACTCCACCGAGATCTTGACCCTTCAAAACCTGAGATGAATACCCAGCATGTGTGAATTTGTCCTTCCAGTATTCAAGCGCTTTAGACTTGTCTTGTTCAAAGACATGCTGGGCAAAATCACGGAACTCGACGCGCGGAGGCAAAGGCTTGCCTTGTAGAATGTTCTCGAAGTGCTGATCAAAGACACGTAGAAGAGTTCCGTCGTATACCGCATGGTCCATCTTGATGACCAAGTCCCAGGATGAGTCTCCATGGGTGATTATCGCGTACTTGACAAAGGGGCGGCCGAACTCGAAACGTGTTCGCCAGAAGTCCTCGAGAAAGTTGGACATCTCATCCTCTGAATCCACGGCGACAGTTGTGACGCTGGGCTGCGCATCGCGAAGCACAACTCCGACCCAGTTCCCGGGGAAAGCCTCTAACCAAGTCGTACGCAAGATATCATTGGCTTCCGTCAGTTGCGTGGTGGCTTGGATCCAGGCATCAGGCTCGATGACACCGGTCATGCGCCGAACGGTCTGGAGCACCCACATCTGAGAGTCTCGGGCGCCTTGCTTCAAGAACTCTACTTGGCCAGGTGGGCAAGGATATGCTGTAGGGATGAAGGTCAGTATTCTGTGATCTGTGTATCAACTTGTTGGAGAGAGCAACTTACCATACTCAACGTGATCATGCCATGTGAGTCCAGTGCTTTCAATAGCCTTCTTGACATTCTCGGGAACATTAAAGACCATCCTCTTGCCCACAGCTTCAGTATCAAGCTTTCGCATGGCAGAAGCCATGTCCTTGAGCTTTGGAGATTGAAGAATATCGAGTACTGTGAGATGATAACCCAGTTTTCGAAGATGGCCAGTGAGACTGATGGCCGAGATCGAATCACCTCCCAAGGCTAAGAAGTTTGCTTCGCGCCCAATCTGATCCGTCGGTAGTCCAAAGATACCCGCCCAGACAGACTCCAAAGCAATCTCGGATAGAGTCTCTGCAGGAACGATTGTGTGACCTTGGCTGGGAGACTCAAGCACACAATGCGCTAGGAAATCCCGATCGAGGTCCtccagcatcttcttcaatgccTTGCGGTCAACCTTTCGGGAGGGCAGCTTCGGGAAATCGGCCATAGGGATGACGAACTTGGGAATCATATAAGTCGCCAACGATCCGAGTTTCTCGTGCAACTTCGAAAGTGTATCTCTCATGGCGGAAGGTTCGAGAATACCAGTGCCATTCATTCCAGCAGTGGTATCATCGTTGAAGGTACAGAAAGCAACCAGATGGACCTTATCATGAACCTTGGCAGCCACAGCAATCGCGTCCTTGACAAGGCCCGAGTTCCGAATGgcattctcaacctctcccAGTTCGATGCGATGACCGTGGATTTTGACCTGGTTGTCTTTGCGGCCAAGACACTCAATCTCGCCATCAGGTAGCCATCTTGCCAAGTCACCAGTTCTGTAGATACGAACTCCAAGCTGACCGCTATCAACATATGTAGCAGCCGTCAGCTCAGGACGGTTTACGTAACCATCTGTGACTTGAGCACCAGCAATGCACAGTTCTCCAACTGCACCGTAAGGCTGCAGTGTCTCGCCATTTGGATCAAGGATGAATGCCATGACGGTATCAAACGGAGCACCGATGTTGCCGACAACGTGGTTTTTTGATAGTGACTCAATGCGCTTGGTGGTAACCACCATGGATGTTTCGGTTGGTCCGTAGACGTTCAAGATCTTGCAGTGAGGGGCCCAAGTCTTGATGACGTCTGAAGTCAACGGCTCGCCTCCAACAATGAGTGTTTCAAATCGTGGGACATCTGCCGGTTTGAGCAACTTGGCAACCGTTGGTGTGATAATAGCCTGACGAACATCCATTCGGTTGATACAGCCTGCAATATCAGAAAGCAAAACGTCTGTCGGGGCCATGCATAGTGTGCCGCCGCTACTGAGCGTGTTGAAGAAATCTTGAACCGATGCGTCGAATACGTAGTTAGCGAACTGCAAAGTCCTCCACACACCTTGGGTGCGGCCTTCGACTTGTATCATGCTCGTGACGGCAGCTGCAGCGGTTCTGTGCGGAACTTTGACACCCTTGGGGAGTCCTGTGCTGCCGGAAGTGTAGATGAGATAGGCGAGATTGTCTGGAGTATGATTGACAACGGGACAAGAATCTGCATCTTCACCACGCGAGTCTGTCGGGCTCAAATCCTGGTAGCCCTTCATCACTAGCGTCTCAACCCCAAGCGACTTCTTGACATGATCGCCAAACTCTACGTACGCGGGATGAACCACAATGAGTTTTGCTGACGTGTCAGACACGATGTAGGAGTTTCTGTCTGTGGGATTGTCGGGACTCAAAGGAACGTATGCTGCTCCAGCAATCATTGTGCCCAGAATTACGACCATCATGTCAACTGACTTGTCAAGCATGATGGGCACAAGATCCCCTGGTTGTACGCCAACGTCAATGAGCATATGCGCAAAGCGATTCGCAAGTTTGTCGAGGACTCCGTAAGAGATAGTGTCCTCATTGTTAAAGTCAATCGCGATAGCATCTGGAGTCTCTTGTGAAATTCTCTTGAATGCACTGTAAAGAAATTCCGGCTCTGGGACTCGAAGTGTCGCCCGATTACAAAGTTGGTTGAAGACGAGGTCATATTCAGCAGCACCCATGATGTTGGTAGACGAAAGAATAGAATCAGGTTGCTCGCAGAAAATCCCTAGCAACTCGACCAACGAGTCCTTGATGAATCCTAAGCGTCGAGGATCTACGTTGCTTGAGAGTCGGAGAATGGTGGAGTCGCTCTGTCCTGATGACTCTTGGACCTCCAGAACAGTCATTCCGTGTCCAGACTCCCATTGAGGCCGCGAACCAcgcatcttgaagatctcgtGGGACTTTCTGGGCCTCTCGGTCTTGTTAGCATCGATCAAGATATTGACGAGAGTGTCGATGTCTTGTGCACCAATACCGCCTGCTTTCAGCGCTGCGGCGATACCGACTTGAGAATGCTTGAGTAGCTGAGAAAACGAGGCGACTGTCTTCTGAGCGATGTCTCGGAGGGTAGATTCAGTGTCGAGCTTGATCCTCTGTGGAACAGTGCTCATTGTAGGTCCATCTAGATCATTGATACCAACTACAGGAGCTTCTCTGCCTGAAACAGTGGTTGCAAAAGTGATGTCATTGGATCCCATCTGGCGCGATAGGACGATGGCCCAGGCGCTATAAATGACTGCACCTAGAGTCAATCCAACACTTCTGGCTCGTGCAGTAAGACTGTATCCAAGATCGAACTCGAGTTTGCTAGTCTTGTAGAGCTGGTTGCTGTTCAGCTTGAGCACCTCAGCACCTTGGAGGTACTCAGACCAGAATGAGGTGCTGTTCGCAGAAGGTTCTTGTTGCAAGTGTCGAATGAATCGACTCCAGCTTGGGCGTTGAGGAACCTGATTGCCGGTGTAGACTGCGGCGACATCATCGTAAAGGAAGCCGTGAGACCAAAAGTCGAACAGGGAATGGTGCATTGTCACAACCAGAGCTTGATCTGAGGTAAGAGTTGCTTTCCAGAGAGGTTTTTCCATATCCCAGTGATGATCACTTCCGCTGTGCTGGAAAGCCTCTAGTGTTTGCTGAGACTGAAACCATGGGAGCTCTACGTGGGACCGCACGGTCTGCACGAAAGACTGTTTGTATGGAACAAACACGGTGCGCAGGATGTCACGGGACCTGAACACCTGCTCAAAGCTGTCCCTCAGGCGTGCGAGATTCAGTTGGCTTACATCCCAAGTCCTGGAATAGGTGTATGGATCTGAGGGCGAGTTGACTGATACGAGCATGGACTCTTGGAAGGGTGTGACAGGATAGGCGTCGCTAATATTGCCATGCGCCTGCAGCTCTACAAGCAGCTTCTCATCCTGAAGAAGTGAAAAGGGCGTTGGGTCTTGACTATCCTCCACTGAAACAGTCTGTGATCGGGAAGCAATGTCGCTGAGAGAGGTATATGCCAGCAGGTCGCCGAGTTCAGTTGCTAGACCACGTTCACGTAGCTTGGACACAACTCGGATGGCCTCAATGGAAGTTCCGCCAAGATCATTAAAGGAATGAGATCGTCGAATGACAGAGCCGTCAATCTTGAGAGACTCTGCCCATACCGATGCAAtcttttcttcaacatcagtcAGCTTTTCCCCCATATCCTCTTCGTTGCCCAAATCCATCAGTTTGGCAAAGCCGGCGAAACCGAGCTCTTTTGCCTTAGTTCGCAGCAAGTGATAGTTGAGCTTCCCGTTCCCATTCCTGGGTACTGATTCTATGGGGATCCAAAGAGTAGGCGTCATGAAAACTGGCAGGTTGGCGCGAAGATGGTTCCTCGCTACGTTGACGGCATCTCTGAAAGAAGATCCATCGTCAAGTACAACACCAGTGGCCAAGACTTGACGATCTTCCATCTTGACAGAAAACGTCACAGCTCCTTTGATCACGTCAAGCGAGACCAACAGACGATCGACTTCGGCAGGTTCGACCTTTTGCCCATTGATCTTGACTTGCATATCAACACGTCCTTCAATCTCGATCTGACCATTAGGAAGCCATCGAGCCTTATCACCAGTCCGGTATAGCTTTCCAGGACCGAATGGGTTGACGACGAAGGCTTTCTCGGTGAGTCCTGGCTCGTTGATGTAGCCTTGTGAGAGCTGTGTACCGGCGAGACAAAGTTCACCGAATACGAGTAGTGGTGAGAGCTCAAGAGTGCCGTGGCGAAGGATGAAGACGCTCGTCGTGTCAATTGGTGGGTCCAGAATGCGAGGGTTCGGGACTTGACCATCAACTGCGATCAACGGTCTTCCAAAGTTGAGTTGTGTGCATTCGCTGAGGCCATACGTGTTCCTCAGCGTAAGGCCCTTGACGGAAGACCAAGTGTTCACAAGCTCTTGTGGAGTCTGTTCACCCACAAGAGTAACACTCTTGAGACTTGGAACGTCCTTGGGCGACAAAAGAGAGAGTGCAGAAGGTGTAATTCCGAGGGCATCGACCGAAAGCCGATTAATGACTCCTGCGAGATCCCTAGTGAGTGCTTCTTTGGGTGCCAGCACCAGAGTTCCGCCGTTGATGAGAGTACTCAAGATGGTACGTTGAGCTGCGCTGAAACTTGGGTTGTAGAAGAGAAGCCAGCGGCTCAGCCCCTTCAGAGAGTGGTGTTGCATCCCACTCGTGGCGGCCTCATGAGTGAGTACTGCACCCTTGGGCTTCCCCGTGCTACCGGATGTGTAGATGATGTAACAGCGGTCTTGTGGCTTGACGTATACACCAATTCCATCAGAGTTTTCGAGTGACTCTGTGGTATCAGTAGGCAGTCGTGAGTAATCTTGCTCGATATTGACAGTGTTGGGGAGCATGTCCATGTATCTACGAGTAGATAGAACCACTGCTGCTTTGCAATCCTTGACGACTTGCTCGAGGCGACTGACTGAGAACTCTGGGTCAAGGACAGTATACGCTGACCCAGCCTTGAGAACCGCCAGGATAGCCACCACCAGATCAAGAGACCTGTCAGCCAAAATAGGATAGACAGCACCTTTCTGaagcctcaacctccttgCGAGTTGGTTGGAAAAACTGTTGAGTTGGACGAAGGTGAGGCTAGTGTCGCCCTGAAAGTCAACTGCGACTCGTTCAGGGTATCTAGCCACAGCCTTCTCAAACAAAGCAGGGATAGTCGTAGTTTTTACCTTTCGGGTGCTCACAGATCGTGATAGTATGAGACGCCTTTCCGCCTCCGAGACGAGCTGGATGTCGGATAGAGGGAACTTTTCCACTGCGCTCAAGCCCTTGGCGGCACTGAAAACCGCCGAAACAAAGTGCCTAAACACCAATTCGACCTTCTCCAGTGGGATCTTGGTTGTGCACTTGATGGCGAGTTGTAACACACTGGCGTCGTTGATGCACAACACGACAGGGAACTTCCGCAAGCCCGGGGCGATACAAGGTGTGTTGGTTGTCTGGCTGTAGCTAACGGCTGTTTCGATCAGCATGCCATTCGGTGCCTGCTCTTCGATTCCAGTGTAGCCGATGAATGCGTGACGACCGGCATCCGTATGGTATTCATCCAGGGAGTTGGAAAGTTCAGAGAAGGATGCGTCTTCCCCAGTGGGAACGCGGAGTCGGACGGGATAGGTTTGGTCAAGACATCCGACGCAAGTGTCTGCGCCCACAAAGTTTGCATCTCGACGAACAGTTCCGAAGAGAACCTCTTCAGAGTCGGAGTGAGCGCTCAGGACATGGGCCCAGACTGCTTCAAGGAAAGTCTGACGCCATGACTTTGAGTCTTCGCGAGACTTTTCAAGGCTGTTTAACGTTGCTAGCTCTGCGCCCTGGATCACTGCACTGACACCGTGTCTATCCTGGTTGAAACCATCCAAAGCGTCAGGTTCAAGACCAAAGATTGACTGGGGAG is a genomic window containing:
- a CDS encoding non-ribosomal peptide synthetase, translating into MKLYHHVEKHEDFFLPYQDGLTLKPVEALVKHEKDMGFSDVETILPATEVQKDILNEDVQWAEAVLFTGKTSALSSEKVLDVWRSLAYHYICLRSCITDGPTPKVVVQRCIEPVQWRRPEKGFEKRHRGSAFLTVEANNRSDEINLVLHFHRALIDTTSLHTLRLDCLLQIHGIPGIESTGFTAYTRYLAQQRKDIDSSKTFWSKTLSNIAPQSIFGLEPDALDGFNQDRHGVSAVIQGAELATLNSLEKSREDSKSWRQTFLEAVWAHVLSAHSDSEEVLFGTVRRDANFVGADTCVGCLDQTYPVRLRVPTGEDASFSELSNSLDEYHTDAGRHAFIGYTGIEEQAPNGMLIETAVSYSQTTNTPCIAPGLRKFPVVLCINDASVLQLAIKCTTKIPLEKVELVFRHFVSAVFSAAKGLSAVEKFPLSDIQLVSEAERRLILSRSVSTRKVKTTTIPALFEKAVARYPERVAVDFQGDTSLTFVQLNSFSNQLARRLRLQKGAVYPILADRSLDLVVAILAVLKAGSAYTVLDPEFSVSRLEQVVKDCKAAVVLSTRRYMDMLPNTVNIEQDYSRLPTDTTESLENSDGIGVYVKPQDRCYIIYTSGSTGKPKGAVLTHEAATSGMQHHSLKGLSRWLLFYNPSFSAAQRTILSTLINGGTLVLAPKEALTRDLAGVINRLSVDALGITPSALSLLSPKDVPSLKSVTLVGEQTPQELVNTWSSVKGLTLRNTYGLSECTQLNFGRPLIAVDGQVPNPRILDPPIDTTSVFILRHGTLELSPLLVFGELCLAGTQLSQGYINEPGLTEKAFVVNPFGPGKLYRTGDKARWLPNGQIEIEGRVDMQVKINGQKVEPAEVDRLLVSLDVIKGAVTFSVKMEDRQVLATGVVLDDGSSFRDAVNVARNHLRANLPVFMTPTLWIPIESVPRNGNGKLNYHLLRTKAKELGFAGFAKLMDLGNEEDMGEKLTDVEEKIASVWAESLKIDGSVIRRSHSFNDLGGTSIEAIRVVSKLRERGLATELGDLLAYTSLSDIASRSQTVSVEDSQDPTPFSLLQDEKLLVELQAHGNISDAYPVTPFQESMLVSVNSPSDPYTYSRTWDVSQLNLARLRDSFEQVFRSRDILRTVFVPYKQSFVQTVRSHVELPWFQSQQTLEAFQHSGSDHHWDMEKPLWKATLTSDQALVVTMHHSLFDFWSHGFLYDDVAAVYTGNQVPQRPSWSRFIRHLQQEPSANSTSFWSEYLQGAEVLKLNSNQLYKTSKLEFDLGYSLTARARSVGLTLGAVIYSAWAIVLSRQMGSNDITFATTVSGREAPVVGINDLDGPTMSTVPQRIKLDTESTLRDIAQKTVASFSQLLKHSQVGIAAALKAGGIGAQDIDTLVNILIDANKTERPRKSHEIFKMRGSRPQWESGHGMTVLEVQESSGQSDSTILRLSSNVDPRRLGFIKDSLVELLGIFCEQPDSILSSTNIMGAAEYDLVFNQLCNRATLRVPEPEFLYSAFKRISQETPDAIAIDFNNEDTISYGVLDKLANRFAHMLIDVGVQPGDLVPIMLDKSVDMMVVILGTMIAGAAYVPLSPDNPTDRNSYIVSDTSAKLIVVHPAYVEFGDHVKKSLGVETLVMKGYQDLSPTDSRGEDADSCPVVNHTPDNLAYLIYTSGSTGLPKGVKVPHRTAAAAVTSMIQVEGRTQGVWRTLQFANYVFDASVQDFFNTLSSGGTLCMAPTDVLLSDIAGCINRMDVRQAIITPTVAKLLKPADVPRFETLIVGGEPLTSDVIKTWAPHCKILNVYGPTETSMVVTTKRIESLSKNHVVGNIGAPFDTVMAFILDPNGETLQPYGAVGELCIAGAQVTDGYVNRPELTAATYVDSGQLGVRIYRTGDLARWLPDGEIECLGRKDNQVKIHGHRIELGEVENAIRNSGLVKDAIAVAAKVHDKVHLVAFCTFNDDTTAGMNGTGILEPSAMRDTLSKLHEKLGSLATYMIPKFVIPMADFPKLPSRKVDRKALKKMLEDLDRDFLAHCVLESPSQGHTIVPAETLSEIALESVWAGIFGLPTDQIGREANFLALGGDSISAISLTGHLRKLGYHLTVLDILQSPKLKDMASAMRKLDTEAVGKRMVFNVPENVKKAIESTGLTWHDHVEYAYPCPPGQVEFLKQGARDSQMWVLQTVRRMTGVIEPDAWIQATTQLTEANDILRTTWLEAFPGNWVGVVLRDAQPSVTTVAVDSEDEMSNFLEDFWRTRFEFGRPFVKYAIITHGDSSWDLVIKMDHAVYDGTLLRVFDQHFENILQGKPLPPRVEFRDFAQHVFEQDKSKALEYWKDKFTHAGYSSQVLKGQDLGGVMEPRVTASFKMKMDTRGIDQVARNYGVTPSIIFQAAFTLWLARATQSDHVRYDYLLSGRNVALPDPQSINGTLANFLPIWTGTNSTEKVSDLLTRLQEDFWAVTENGLVGLDDIYQKLDASRATHGNKVLFLSQPFDPVPLDDATTRNRWLVMAKSKVRMYQPYALVVEVSKSFGDASILKVMYDEKVFDHGMAEAFASEITGLVSTMMQDEKKTITVEEV